The following are encoded in a window of Plasmodium vivax chromosome 10, whole genome shotgun sequence genomic DNA:
- a CDS encoding asparagine-t RNA ligase, putative (encoded by transcript PVX_098040A; Possible apicoplast targeted protein. Curated by Stuart Ralph, Walter and Eliza Hall Institute of Medical Research, Australia.) encodes MRGAFIFKGNAHHSWCISRGTPNALGWSTPPVRRRFFAKVRGGSGSQGGGHDGAHPGGAPNESASVAPHPGGAPHESASVAPHPGGASNEGTSSELLPGEASNERTGRTKIKDILRAQGTHSEGETCTICGWVKSVRTVGKNRFSFIDVNDGSHVKNLQVVVDAGIPNYGEVSRVLTDDAVECSGELKCSLGKKQRVELCVRDAARAHYVRLLGRGEGARSGGGSGGGSEGGSADGEGEKRDDGEGDRRDDGEGDRRDDGEGDRRGKHYAIAKKYHSKEHLRSFPHLRARTKLYSCVFRLKSDVVAETFKFWRERNCTYINTPVLTSNDCEGAGELFHATTLMSRRGSGGGGEANGSDGSGGASGIDQRDERPGEPVKGDPPFCRDFFKKPCYLNVSSQLALECLCCSMGDVFTLNQSFRAEQSNTVRHLSEFLMMEVELAFSNLTSIISLAEEYIKTMVKFALHQSEDVDYIHEHHDRTLKEKLQAVLQKPFAVVTYDEAMQIVKRHVGRVGVAVDPHVAARTDVSQRGGAPPPRADLTFEEQRFLTEVHFRSPVVVVNYPQEIKPFYMALNADGKTVACMDVLLPHVGEVVGGSEREIRIHTLERRMKEKRLDLRLYEPYLQLRRQGNVPHAGFGLGVDRLIMFLTSMSNIRDVVPFPRAPGSLFM; translated from the coding sequence ATGAGAGGCGCTTTCATCTTCAAGGGCAACGCACACCACAGCTGGTGCATCTCCAGGGGGACACCTAACGCGCTGGGTTGGAGCACACCTCCAGTGAGGAGGCGCTTTTTCGCAAAAGTGAGAGGTGGGAGTGGGTCGCAGGGGGGCGGCCACGATGGGGCACACCCAGGGGGAGCTCCAAACGAAAGTGCCTCCGTTGCACCACACCCCGGAGGAGCTCCCCACGAAAGTGCCTCCGTCGCACCACACCCCGGGGGAGCTTCTAACGAAGGTACCTCCTCTGAACTACTCCCCGGGGAAGCTTCAAACGAACGAACCGGacgcacaaaaataaaagacatCCTCCGTGCCCAGGGAACCCACAGCGAAGGGGAAACGTGCACCATCTGCGGGTGGGTCAAGTCGGTGAGGACAGTCGGCAAGAATCGCTTCTCCTTCATAGACGTTAACGATGGGTCCCACGTGAAAAATCTGCAAGTGGTAGTCGACGCGGGGATCCCCAACTACGGGGAAGTGTCTCGGGTGCTGACGGACGACGCGGTGGAGTGCTCCGGGGAGCTGAAGTGCTCcttggggaagaagcagcggGTGGAGCTCTGCGTGCGGGACGCGGCGCGGGCGCACTACGTGAGGCTCCTCGGTAGGGGTGAAGGGGCCagaagcggggggggaagcggggggggaagcgaggggggaagcgcggACGGCGAAGGGGAGAAACGCGACGATGGTGAAGGTGACCGACGCGACGATGGTGAAGGTGACCGACGCGACGATGGCGAAGGTGACCGACGCGGCAAGCACTACGCGATCGCCAAAAAGTACCACTCAAAGGAGCACCTGAGGAGCTTCCCCCACCTGCGCGCGAGGACCAAACTGTACAGCTGCGTCTTCAGGCTGAAATCGGACGTCGTGGCGGAGACGTTTAAGTTTTGGAGGGAGAGGAACTGCACGTACATCAACACGCCCGTGCTGACGAGCAACGACTGTGAGGGGGCGGGGGAGTTATTCCACGCGACCACGCTGATGTCGCggcgggggagcggtgggGGCGGCGAGGCAAATGGTAGCGATGGGAGCGGCGGAGCAAGTGGCATCGATCAACGCGATGAACGCCCCGGCGAGCCCGTTAAGGGggacccccccttctgcagaGACTTCTTTAAAAAGCCGTGCTACCTAAACGTGTCGAGCCAGCTGGCCCTGGAGTGCCTCTGCTGCTCCATGGGGGACGTATTCACGCTGAACCAGTCCTTCCGAGCGGAACAATCCAACACAGTGAGACACCTCAGCGAGTTCCTAATGATGGAGGTTGAGCTGGCCTTCTCCAACCTTACCTCTATCATTTCTTTGGCAGAAGAATACATCAAGACGATGGTGAAATTCGCTCTGCATCAGTCGGAGGACGTAGACTACATCCACGAGCACCACGACCGCacgctgaaggagaagctgcaGGCTGTTTTGCAAAAACCCTTCGCCGTCGTCACGTACGATGAGGCTATGCAAATTGTGAAGCGGCACGTGGGGCGTGTGGGGGTGGCGGTAGATCCGCATGTAGCAGCACGCACAGATGTGTCTCAACGTGGGGGCGCTCCGCCACCCAGAGCCGACCTCACCTTCGAGGAGCAGCGCTTTCTAACCGAGGTGCACTTCCGCTCGCCAGTCGTTGTTGTGAATTACCCACAGGAGATTAAACCCTTTTACATGGCTCTTAACGCGGATGGAAAAACAGTTGCTTGCATGGACGTGCTCCTTCCGCACGTCGGAGAGGTGGTTGGGGGGTCAGAACGAGAGATAAGAATACACACACTGGAGCGGCGGATGAAGGAGAAGCGTCTGGATCTGCGGCTGTATGAGCCCTACCTGCAGCTCCGTCGCCAGGGTAATGTGCCTCACGCGGGGTTTGGGCTTGGCGTGGACCGGCTCATTATGTTCCTCACCTCCATGAGCAACATCCGGGACGTCGTGCCCTTTCCGCGCGCCCCCGGCTCGCTCTTCATGTAG
- a CDS encoding hypothetical protein, conserved (encoded by transcript PVX_098045A) → MGAEFNPFASPQTVIEDSVKGETDYLNRNETLENYLSLYDEPAKGELNSVKANMKLKEEPSCIDSIIFGELEMAHDHYSVFDHVGGSSPRSFCNSGDGSLSDTGANETPFQARSGEDPKDTPEMELLLEDNFEAPCSDNLFEVHSFKEGPSGQLAETPVGLLEGEREESPKGDLQSEMPYDECALTNGFFNTIENINTQVVQKYNSLKGVSERLIGVVSNSAFEQRIDELLRFSERNSVLIEEFRRQSEECIRRCRKFETSSEQLVGECIDTLANSSICYAEWVCLHARRVDPLEVVLSDVREFVRANE, encoded by the exons atgggagcCGAGTTCAATCCCTTCGCTTCGCCGCAAACTGTGATTGAGGACTCCGTCAAAGGGGAAACGGACTACCTGAACAGAAA CGAAACGCTGGAAAACTACCTCAGTCTGTATGACGAACCAGCGAAAGGGGAACTCAACAGCGTAAAGGCAAACATGAAGCTGAAGGAAGAGCCAAGTTGCATAGACTCAATCATATTCGGCGAACTGGAGATGGCACACGACCACTACAGTGTGTTTGATCATGTGGGGGGAAGTTCCCCACGAAGTTTTTGCAATTCTGG AGATGGCAGTCTGAGCGACACGGGCGCCAACGAGACGCCCTTCCAGGCGCGCAG CGGCGAAGACCCGAAGGACACACCCGAAATGGAGCTCCTTCTGGAAGACAACTTTGA AGCCCCTTGCAGTGACAACCTGTTCGAGGTGCACAGCTTCAAGGAGGGCCCGAGTGGGCAGCTGGCCGAGACTCCAGTGGGTCTTTTGGAGGGAGAACGGGAGGAGTCTCCCAAGG GAGACCTGCAGAGCGAAATGCCCTACGACGAGTGCGCCCTGACGAACGGCTTCTTCAACACAATAGAGAATATAAATACCCAAGTGGTGCAGAAATACAACAGTTTGAAAGGCGTGTCCGAAAGACTCATTGGGGTGGTTAGCAATTCTGCCTTCGAGCAACGGATAGATGAGCTGCTCAGGTTCAGCGAAAGGAACTCTGTGCTCATCGAGGAGTTCCGCAGGCAAAGCGAGGAGTGCATTCGCCGGTGCCGCAAGTTTGAGACGTCCTCCGAGCAG CTCGTCGGAGAGTGCATCGACACCCTGGCCAACAGCAGCATCTGCTACGCGGAGTGGGTGTGCCTGCACGCGCGCAGGGTGGACCCCTTGGAGGTGGTGCTCTCGGACGTGCGCGAGTTCGTCCGCGCGAACGAGTAG